The Solibacillus sp. FSL R7-0668 genome includes the window CCGATTATTGCCAATGTTGCCGGAACAGAAGTAGCCGATTATGTTGAAGTTGCAGCACGTATTTCAAAAGCACCGAACGTGAAAGCATTAGAATTAAATATCTCTTGCCCGAACGTAAAATGTGGGGGCATTCAATTTGGTACCGACCCAGAAACGGCAAAAGAGCTTACAGCAGCTGTAAAAGCAGCCTCAAGTGTGCCGGTTTATGTAAAATTATCACCAAATGTCACGAATATTGTCGATATTGCAAAAGCAGTTGAAGCAGGTGGCGCGGACGGAATTACGATGATTAATACCCTTGTTGGCATGCGTTTAGATGAGCGTACAGGGAAACCAGTGATTGCCAATGGGACAGGTGGATTATCAGGTCCGGCAATTAAACCAGTAGCCATTCGTATGGTTTACGACGTGTATAAAGCGGTCAATATCCCGATTATTGGTATGGGCGGTGTTACTTGCGCACAAGACGTCATTGATTTCATGTCTGCAGGTGCTTCAGCGGTTGCGGTTGGGACTGCCAACTTTGTCGATCACTTCGTATGTCCAACGATTATTGACGAATTGCCAAATACATTAGACGCATTAGGGGTTACGCATATTTCAGAAATTATCGGAAGGAGCCATCACTAATGTTAAATACAAAACCGATTATTGCTTTAGACTTTCCTGGGGAACAGGATGTCATGAACTTTTTAGCGCAATTTGATGAGAAGTTATTCGTTAAAATTGGGATGGAGTTATATATGCAGGAAGGTCCATCAATCGTAGAGAAAGTCAAAGAACAAGGGCATGATATTTTCCTTGATTTAAAATTACATGATATTCCAAATACAGTGAAATCGGCAATGAAGGGCTTAGCTCGCTTAGGTGTAGATTTAGTCAACGTACATGCTGCAGGTGGACGACCAATGATGGAGGGCGCGCTTGAAGGCTTAGAGGCAGGAACGCCAGCGGGTAAATCACGTGCTGCGTTAATTGCGGTTACACAATTAACATCAACAACAGAGCAGCAAATGCAACAAGAGCAAAAAATTGCGTTAACGCTTAATGAATCGGTTTTACATTATGCACAGTTAACGAAACAGGCCGGTCTTAATGGGGTTGTGTGCTCTGTACATGAAGCAAATGCGATTCGTGAAATTTGCGGAGAAGACTTTTTACGTGTCACACCGGGTATTCGTATGCTGGGTGGAGAAGCGCATGATCAAAAGCGTATTGCAACGCCAGATGGAGCCAAAAAAGATGGCTCATCATTAATTGTTGTAGGGCGTGCGATTACAGGTGCACCTAACCCTGTTACTGCATATAAAGAAGTTTGTAAATTATGGGAGGCAAAATAAAATGTCATTACAAAAAGAAATTGCACATGCT containing:
- the pyrF gene encoding orotidine-5'-phosphate decarboxylase, coding for MLNTKPIIALDFPGEQDVMNFLAQFDEKLFVKIGMELYMQEGPSIVEKVKEQGHDIFLDLKLHDIPNTVKSAMKGLARLGVDLVNVHAAGGRPMMEGALEGLEAGTPAGKSRAALIAVTQLTSTTEQQMQQEQKIALTLNESVLHYAQLTKQAGLNGVVCSVHEANAIREICGEDFLRVTPGIRMLGGEAHDQKRIATPDGAKKDGSSLIVVGRAITGAPNPVTAYKEVCKLWEAK
- a CDS encoding dihydroorotate dehydrogenase is translated as MSRLNLQLPGLELKNPIMPASGCFGFGREYAQLYDLSKLGAIMIKATTVETRKGNPTPRVAETSAGMLNAIGLQNPGIDKVMGEELKFLEGYDVPIIANVAGTEVADYVEVAARISKAPNVKALELNISCPNVKCGGIQFGTDPETAKELTAAVKAASSVPVYVKLSPNVTNIVDIAKAVEAGGADGITMINTLVGMRLDERTGKPVIANGTGGLSGPAIKPVAIRMVYDVYKAVNIPIIGMGGVTCAQDVIDFMSAGASAVAVGTANFVDHFVCPTIIDELPNTLDALGVTHISEIIGRSHH